A stretch of Pseudonocardia abyssalis DNA encodes these proteins:
- a CDS encoding NUDIX domain-containing protein yields MNDTATAQQDPTGYTAAAVLRWSHRRGGEAHCLLQLRRATPHAVDAPLIDAPLTDAPLTDAPDTDGPDGLVVVASELRDNPWGLWLTDDVPGWTGAVLDQLVPRSVAPDRIRWLARHGWYSTYDPAGPETLTELEPDWDGHRFVDDMHRHRLVPDDQARELAARWRLEPVDVALAALGQPAPRRFGTDGQTDLVAAPLPRRRIAAAMLLTDPAGAMLVVEPTYKQGFEIPGGVVEDGESPRTGAAREVTEELGITRTPGALLVIDHVPAAGRRTEGLVVVFDGGQVDDPATLVLARDELRSYAFVAPDRLGEYLPALQTRRALAALHARAERAAVYLEDGHPTGETPPV; encoded by the coding sequence GTGAACGACACCGCGACGGCACAGCAGGACCCGACCGGCTACACAGCGGCCGCGGTGCTGCGCTGGTCGCACCGCCGCGGCGGCGAGGCGCACTGCCTGCTGCAGCTGCGCCGCGCCACACCGCACGCCGTCGACGCCCCGCTCATCGACGCCCCGCTCACCGACGCCCCGCTCACCGACGCCCCGGACACGGACGGCCCGGATGGGTTGGTCGTGGTGGCCAGCGAGCTGCGCGACAACCCGTGGGGGCTGTGGTTGACCGACGACGTGCCCGGCTGGACCGGTGCGGTGCTCGACCAGCTCGTGCCCCGCTCGGTCGCGCCCGACCGCATCCGGTGGCTCGCGCGGCACGGCTGGTACTCCACCTACGACCCGGCCGGCCCGGAGACACTCACCGAGCTGGAGCCGGACTGGGACGGGCACCGGTTCGTCGACGACATGCACCGCCACCGGCTGGTGCCCGACGATCAGGCCCGCGAGCTGGCCGCGCGGTGGCGGCTCGAGCCGGTCGACGTCGCGCTCGCCGCGCTCGGACAACCCGCACCGCGGCGCTTCGGCACCGACGGCCAGACCGACCTGGTCGCCGCGCCGTTGCCGCGCCGGCGGATCGCCGCGGCGATGCTGCTTACCGACCCGGCCGGGGCGATGCTGGTCGTGGAACCGACCTACAAGCAGGGATTCGAGATCCCCGGCGGCGTGGTGGAGGACGGGGAGTCCCCGCGGACCGGCGCGGCCCGCGAGGTGACCGAGGAGCTCGGCATCACCCGCACACCCGGGGCTCTGCTGGTCATCGACCACGTGCCCGCGGCCGGGCGGCGCACCGAGGGGCTGGTCGTGGTGTTCGACGGCGGGCAGGTCGACGACCCGGCCACGCTGGTCCTGGCCCGCGACGAGCTGCGCAGCTACGCGTTCGTCGCCCCCGACCGGCTCGGGGAGTACCTGCCGGCGTTGCAGACCCGCCGCGCGCTGGCCGCGCTACACGCCCGCGCCGAGCGGGCCGCGGTCTACCTCGAGGACGGCCACCCGACCGGCGAGACGCCTCCGGTGTGA
- a CDS encoding putative quinol monooxygenase encodes MSTPASLPYAFVAKIVAADGQHDALADLLAGAVALANEEVGTIVWFAARTHADTFWIFDAFPDEAARDAHANGAIVAALMANQHLLGAAPEILAADVLASKLP; translated from the coding sequence ATGTCCACACCCGCATCACTTCCGTATGCCTTCGTCGCCAAGATCGTCGCGGCCGATGGACAGCACGACGCGCTCGCCGATCTGCTCGCCGGCGCTGTCGCACTCGCCAACGAAGAAGTAGGAACGATTGTCTGGTTCGCGGCTAGGACCCACGCCGACACCTTCTGGATCTTCGATGCATTCCCCGACGAGGCCGCTCGCGACGCCCACGCCAACGGCGCCATCGTCGCAGCCCTGATGGCCAACCAGCACCTCCTCGGCGCAGCACCCGAGATCCTGGCGGCCGACGTCCTCGCGTCCAAGCTCCCGTAG
- a CDS encoding GlxA family transcriptional regulator: MRIGLIAIDGCFGSAVASVIDIVRVADGARGDVDPRIDPIELAILGPKRRVTTTASMTLSVDHPLSESGEFDVVVVPALGTLTAAATNDALQSRDARSVIASLGRLDDATTRIAAACTGVFAVAETGRMHHRRATTSWFLGPEFLKRYPTVALDLDTMVVVDGNLVTAGAAFAHIDLALSLVRSISPDLAQHVAKLLIIDERPSQAAFVAYEHLRHEDPIVVEFERFVRARLDEPFNVAFVAQSLGTSRRTLERRVRAALNLTPLGFVQRLRIERARHLSATTDLTSAEIALRVGYANAETLRSLLRRERRRS; encoded by the coding sequence ATGCGTATCGGACTGATCGCGATCGACGGCTGCTTCGGTTCGGCTGTCGCGTCGGTCATCGACATCGTGCGGGTGGCCGACGGAGCCCGCGGCGATGTCGACCCGCGGATCGACCCGATCGAACTCGCCATCCTCGGACCGAAACGGCGAGTGACCACGACGGCATCGATGACCCTGTCGGTAGACCACCCGCTGTCGGAGTCCGGAGAGTTCGACGTGGTCGTCGTCCCTGCGCTTGGAACCCTCACGGCCGCCGCTACCAACGACGCCCTCCAGAGCCGAGATGCACGTTCGGTCATCGCCTCACTCGGGCGCCTCGACGACGCGACCACCCGGATCGCCGCGGCGTGCACCGGCGTGTTCGCCGTCGCCGAGACTGGACGGATGCATCATCGGCGGGCGACGACCAGCTGGTTCCTGGGGCCGGAGTTCCTGAAGCGCTATCCGACCGTCGCCCTCGATCTCGACACCATGGTCGTGGTCGACGGGAACCTCGTCACCGCCGGCGCCGCGTTCGCCCACATCGACCTCGCGCTCTCACTCGTGCGATCGATCAGCCCCGACCTGGCCCAACATGTCGCCAAGCTCCTCATCATCGACGAGCGTCCGTCGCAGGCGGCCTTCGTCGCCTACGAACATCTCCGGCACGAGGACCCGATCGTCGTCGAGTTCGAACGCTTCGTGCGCGCCCGCCTGGACGAACCGTTCAACGTCGCCTTCGTCGCGCAGTCGCTCGGCACCAGCCGGCGCACCCTCGAACGACGAGTCCGTGCGGCGCTCAACCTCACTCCGCTCGGCTTCGTCCAACGGCTTCGCATCGAACGAGCTCGGCACCTCTCAGCAACCACGGACCTCACCTCCGCCGAGATCGCGCTACGGGTCGGCTACGCGAACGCCGAGACTCTGCGCTCCCTCCTGCGCAGGGAGCGACGCCGTTCCTGA